The Eriocheir sinensis breed Jianghai 21 chromosome 54, ASM2467909v1, whole genome shotgun sequence genome includes a region encoding these proteins:
- the LOC126983693 gene encoding nestin-like, which yields MTLLQNFDYLGRARGSANHGTLDSLDTLDSLAQTATALLTASARHRTQAGTGHIRLTRDLKVPCVEEDSGYQTSENEAENENCKENGRETLDLGYERKQGPVRHPFSHHGSDILDLSCQRGENGITTDGSEENLDSLHEIRRGRRIRQPFSQHEIEILNLSNRREEKGPTGAGTEENLNSSHEIRRERRIRQAFSQHEIEILNLSNRREEKGPTGDGTEENLNSPYEIRRERRIRQPFSQHEVEILNLSNRREEKGPTGDGTEENLDLEQEIRKLKHTKRPFNSIGGELFELPHEIRKRETNRVSFSNESEHFNLANARREHERLQNILTNKREHLHVGIESRKRELDPLSIGSETVDSGHKRIKRRRTERTISDEGEDILSLGDEEQEERTKRRSRDSIHGEVEDVLSSGHERAEIRRTGDDTRKNVKDILSPEDEEQEERTKRRTGDSIHDQPEDVLSSGHERTERRRTGDDTREEVEDILSLEDEGKEDKAEEWDLAHGRTKRRTEDSVSDPADDNSNPDDEVDEIKAEPGTEEALDNPLAATSTHSRLHCCNNGFFRATGGTPSVFESNCGCTTHNLVDWRTRVTWTDPNLLHQVRVREVTVLSPFRTSAIPWGLSVSPWRSCPTPQSSPQPQHPLSLPQTPQSPVLVPQPPASAPQQPLRVKKEQMEDDKSVEDDRGYRCGQVGCGRTFCRNEELTRHLRIHSGQRPFVCQRCGRRFVRRDHLTKHQRTHLPTHVKRSYTCPLPACTHRYTRSDALTRHMWTAHHLRARQPTRGRREPREEPAQDPKK from the exons ATGACGCTTTTGCAAAACTTCGACTACCttgggagagcgagagggagcgCCAATCACGGGACCCTGGATAGCCTGGACACACTGGACAGCCTAGCACAGACCGCCACAGCCCTTCTCACAGCCTCGGCCAGACACAGGACACAGGCAGGGACGGGACACATTCGACTCACGCGAGACCTCAAAGTGCCGTGCGTGGAGGAGGACTCAGGGTACCAAACCAGCGAGAACGAGGCTGAGAACGAGAACTGTAAGGAGAACGGGAGGGAGACTTTAGACTTGGGGTACGAAAGGAAGCAAGGACCCGTCAGACACCCTTTTAGCCATCACGGATCTGACATTTTGGACTTATCGTgccaaagaggagaaaatggaattaCTACAGACGGAAGTGAAGAAAATTTGGACTCATTAcatgaaataagaagaggaagacgtaTTAGGCAACCTTTTAGCCAGCATGAGATAGAGATCTTGAACTTAtcgaacagaagagaagaaaaaggacctACCGGAGCTGGAACTGAAGAAAATCTGAATTCATCCCacgaaataagaagagaaagacgtaTTAGACAAGCTTTTAGCCAGCATGAGATAGAGATCTTGAACTTAtcgaacagaagagaagaaaaaggacctACTGGAGACGGGACTGAAGAAAATTTGAACTCACCCTacgaaataagaagagaaagacgtaTTAGACAACCTTTTAGCCAGCATGAGGTTGAGATCTTGAACTTAtcgaacagaagagaagaaaaaggacctACCGGAGATGGGACTGAAGAAAATTTGGACTTAGAGCAAGAAATAAGAAAACTGAAGCATACCAAACGGCCTTTTAATAGCATCGGAGGTGAACTCTTTGAATTACCAcacgaaataagaaaaagagagacaaacagagtCTCCTTTAGCAACGAGAGCGAACATTTCAACTTGGCAAATGCGAGAAGAGAACACGAGCGGCTTCAAAATATCTTAACTAACAAGAGAGAACATTTGCACGTAGGAATCGAAAGCAGAAAACGAGAGCTTGACCCTTTGAGCATCGGAAGCGAAACAGTTGACTCAGgacataaaagaataaaaagaagacgaacTGAAAGGACTATAAGTGACGAAGGTGAGGATATTTTGAGCCTAGGAgacgaagaacaggaagaaaggacaaaaagaagaagtagagactCAATACATGGCGAAGTTGAAGACGTTTTGAGTTCAGGACACGAAAGAGCAGAAATAAGACGAACTGGAGACGATACAAGAAAAAATGTTAAGGATATTTTGAGCCCAGAAgacgaagaacaggaagaaaggacaaaaagaagaactGGAGACTCAATACATGACCAACCTGAAGACGTTTTGAGCTCAGGACacgaaagaacagaaagaagacgaACTGGAGACGATACAAGAGAAGAGGTTGAGGATATTTTAAGCttagaagacgaagggaaggaagataaggctGAAGAATGGGACTTAGCACatggaagaacaaaaagaagaactgaAGACTCTGTAAGTGACCCCGCCGATGACAATTCAAACCCAGACGACGAAGTAGACGAAATAAAGGCTGAACCAGGAACAGAAGAGGCCCTTGACAACCCCCTTGCGGCCACATCCACCCACTCACGACTCCACTGCTGCAACAACGGCTTCTTCAGGGCCACGGGCGGGACCCCAAGCGTCTTCGAGTCCAACTGCGGCTGCACGACACACAACCTGGTGGACTGGCGGACGAGAGTGACCTGGACGGACCCGAACCTCCTCCATCAGGTCCGGGTCAGGGAAGTCACTGTTCTAAGCCCATTCCGCACCTCTGCCATCCCCTGGGGGCTTTCTGTCTCTCCCTGGAGGTCCTGCCCGACGCCCCAGTCCAGTCCCCAGCCCCAGCATCCTCTATCTCTGCCCCAGACGCCCCAGTCCCCAGTGTTAGTCCCCCAGCCCCCCGCCAGCGCGCCCCAGCAGCCCCTCAGAGTGAAAAAGGAGCAGATGGAGGACGATAAGAGTGTGGAAG ATGATCGCGGGTACAGGTGCGGCCAGGTGGGGTGTGGACGCACCTTCTGCCGCAACGAGGAGCTGACGAGGCACCTCAGGATACACTCAGGACAGCGCCCCTTCGTGTGCCAG AGGTGTGGGCGCCGCTTCGTTCGTCGTGACCACCTGACGAAGCACCAGCGCACGCACCTGCCCACCCATGTCAAGCGGTCCTACACCTGCCCCCTACCGGCTTGTACGCACAG GTACACCCGCTCAGATGCCCTCACCAGACATATGTGGACGGCCCATCACCTCCGCGCGCGCCAGCCAACTCGGGGGAGGAGGGAACCGAGGGAAGAGCCGGCGCAGGACCCGAAGAAGTGA